The following coding sequences lie in one Drosophila bipectinata strain 14024-0381.07 chromosome XR, DbipHiC1v2, whole genome shotgun sequence genomic window:
- the PIG-Q gene encoding phosphatidylinositol N-acetylglucosaminyltransferase subunit Q, translated as MSIKIYLPTQYFYFKKAINLYGQVKISKDDVIVYYIVESTFDFKPSANVMDIEPRHLRFLGCICSFKSCDEQNQCKKFNMRLCFTFDENKENISLTYVGIIPETLKHAKIILYENNIRKLFVTGKNVDHKCEECDYFELSRLVDLTLKSQKHENNAKKIILNIGHFLTGSPFVFFQYLFENILVNKLIEHTTVYKNFKEWKQTYGKGSRQPNIILDRVIGMLLMVVLFSLAIQPGDFLIKVSHAIIGNVYSLLNVLEGSPIGLKLNIHLNNFFLDCFKYHIALWSTFLDFIEPFERQVYFVIAFFGFLGFTFQIALLADLVSVIGLHSHCFYIYTKVLYNVENKGLSVLWQVVRGNRYNVLKGRIESHNYMNRQLYLATIFFSAILFLYPTTFVYYIVFGTLKVLTSGMLTLFDNFRRNFMCLPIESIMIWFVKGFCKLDCLKIKSNFPVDKEFFIDEHHKVDVSVFKIET; from the exons ATGAGCATTAAAATATATCTTCCGAcccaatatttttattttaaaaaggcaATTAATCTTTATGGTCAAGTAAAAATCAGCAAAGACGATGTTATTGTATATTATATTGTTGAGTCCACATTTGATTTTAAGCCCAGTGCCAATGTAATGGATATTGAACCACGCCATTTACGCTTCTTGGGTTGCATTTGTAGTTTTAAATCATGTGACGAACAaaaccaatgcaaaaaatttaatatgcGACTTTGTTTTACATTTGACGAAAACAAggaaaatatatctttaacATATGTAGGAATAATACCTGAAACCTTAAAGCACGCTAAAATAATTctatatgaaaataatataagaaaattatttgtaaCCGGAAAAAATGTTGACCATAAATGTGAGGAGTGTGATTATTTCGAGTTGTCCAGATTGGTTGATTTAACTCTTAAATCtcaaaaacatgaaaacaATGCTAAGAAGATCATATTAAATATAGGACATTTTTTGACGGGATCTCCATTTGTATTCTTTCAATATCTTTTTGAAAACATTTTGGTCAATAAACTTATTGAGCATACAACAGTTTACAAAAACTTTAAGGAATGGAAACAAACTTACGGAAAGGG ATCCAGACAACCGAATATAATACTTGATCGTGTTATAGGTATGCTATTAATGGTAGTGCTGTTTTCTTTAGCTATACAGCCAGGAGATTTTCTCATTAAAGTTTCTCAC GCCATTATTGGAAATGTGTACAGTCTTCTGAACGTATTAGAAGGAAGTCCCATTGGGTTGAAACTTaatattcatttaaataatttttttctggaCTGCTTTAAATATCACATTGCTTTATGGTCTACATTTTTAG ACTTTATCGAGCCTTTTGAACGTCAAGTATATTTCGTCATTGCATTCTTCGGATTTTTGGGATTTACGTTTCAAATTGCTTTACTGGCGGACTTAGTATCAGTTATTGGATTACATTCACATTGTTTCTACATTTACACTAAAGT CCTTTATAATGTGGAAAACAAAGGATTGTCTGTACTATGGCAAGTGGTTCGTGGCAACCGATATAATGTATTAAAAG GACGCATTGAATCCCATAATTATATGAATAGACAGTTATACCTTGCCACAATATTCTTTTCGGCGATTTTATTTCTATACCCAACTACCTTCGTATATTATATAGTTTTTGGGACG CTTAAGGTGCTTACCTCTGGCATGCTAACTTTATTTGACAACTTTCGACGAAATTTCATGTGTCTTCCCATTGAAAGTATCATGATATGGTTTGTCAAAGGATTTTGTAAATTAG aTTGCCTTAAAATCAAGAGCAATTTTCCCGTagataaagaattttttattgATGAACATCATAAGGTTGACGTTTCAGTGTTTAAAATTGAAACCTga